The following are encoded together in the Astyanax mexicanus isolate ESR-SI-001 chromosome 8, AstMex3_surface, whole genome shotgun sequence genome:
- the LOC111195367 gene encoding E3 SUMO-protein ligase ZBED1 — protein MDISTAEEIASALKPIKDATCIMSEDSTPTLSVIAPLHAQLLHDTEAAGVAAETPVIREIKLAIREDLVKRYSCARNKHMLYTSSFLDPRFKALPFLTTKDQLEVHANVLAEAAALQSHVNSEAGEDKSETPQPDPEEATPPKIRPSALFTLLGKTFTEVSVVHKSTSTRAKEELKTYLEAPPLPLSENPLSWWRTHETAFPLLARQAKRYLCIPGTSVAAERVFSTAGDIVTAQRSSLTPEHVDQLLFLQKNLNVAPAKEQ, from the exons ATGGACATCTCCACTGCTGAGGAAATAGCATCAGCACTGAAACCAATCAAAGATGCAACCTGCATAATGTCTGAGGATTCTACACCTACACTCTCAGTTATTGCTCCTTTACATGCTCAGTTACTGCATGACACAGAGGCAGCTGGCGTTGCTGCTGAAACACCAGTTATCAGGGAAATCAAACTGGCAATCCGCGAAGATCTGGTTAAAAGATACAGTTGTGCACGGAACAAGCACATGCTTTACACTTCTTCATTTTTGGACCCCAGATTTAAGGCCCTGCCTTTCCTCACCACGAAGGACCAGCTGGAAGTCCACGCCAATGTCCTTGCAGAGGCTGCAGCACTCCAG AGTCATGTGAACTCAGAGGCTGGTGAGGACAAGTCTGAGACACCACAGCCAGACCCAGAAGAAGCCACCCCCCCAAAAATAAGGCCCTCTGCACTGTTTACTCTATTGGGCAAGACATTTACTGAGGTCAGTGTTGTCCATAAATCTACCAGCACCAGAGCCAAAGAGGAACTGAAGACATATCTGGAAGCCCCTCCACTTCCTCTGTCAGAGAACCCCCTCAGCTGGTGGAGAACCCATGAGACAGCTTTCCCTCTCTTGGCTAGACAGGCTAAACGCTACTTGTGTATCCCTGGCACTAGTGTTGCAGCTGAGAGAGTGTTCTCCACTGCTGGGGATATAGTGACAGCACAGCGAAGCAGTCTTACTCCAGAACACGTGGATCAGCTTCTGTTCCTACAAAAGAATCTGAATGTTGCACCTGCAAAGGAACAGTAA